Proteins from a genomic interval of Calditrichota bacterium:
- a CDS encoding T9SS type A sorting domain-containing protein — protein sequence MNKTIKAMALVAASALLIVETATARILNVPEEFETIRDGIRAAEDGDTVLVAPGVYEQNVSIYASRVVLASHYLLEGNVAYLDSTIIRGSLSIESPSTIIGFTVLQGTGVTVRSAARLHQMILARNASDYAGAVSIFLDRGSDAAVEVSHLIMEENIGRFYGGMCIYAPEGTQVHVSNSIIRNNINQQSYGGGVAVGGTGDIEFDRVQIVNNVTQNGGGAGFYSLDANPVLRHCLIAGNSARTAASAMHLFRTNAILSNVTVADNTTQGGSSAVTINGSLQITNSILWRNIGWEVWGFFTNNCSVTYSLIDTMDGGIVLQGDPRIENLLYSNPLFLDPDNGDYRLSPDSPCIDAGDPDSPPDPDGTRADIGAFYFHQRDIDIPERLVEFPPTPWEEISTVIVPIRNVGGTILTLTDIQLPLHPSFITFIEGWSPDEPRLVVPGETYEWPLVFHPQREGEGQALPRTTLGIVCDDPDEPEIVIEASGDILSAPGDEFPPTEFRLLPPYPNPFNSTVTLRFSIPINREATVIGIYDLTGHEIARLLETRSLAYSHSHALTWDASGAPAGVYVARLESGGESRSAKMVLLK from the coding sequence GTGAACAAGACCATCAAGGCTATGGCTCTGGTTGCGGCATCGGCACTGCTGATCGTCGAGACCGCAACCGCGCGTATCCTGAACGTGCCGGAGGAGTTCGAGACCATCCGGGACGGTATCCGCGCGGCGGAGGATGGGGATACGGTGCTGGTCGCGCCGGGGGTGTATGAGCAGAACGTCAGCATCTATGCCTCCAGGGTGGTCCTGGCAAGTCATTACTTGCTGGAAGGCAACGTGGCCTATTTGGATTCAACTATCATCCGAGGTTCCCTATCGATCGAATCACCTTCGACAATCATCGGATTCACCGTCTTGCAGGGAACGGGCGTTACCGTCAGGAGCGCCGCAAGATTGCATCAGATGATATTAGCCAGAAATGCGTCGGATTATGCCGGTGCGGTCTCAATCTTTCTTGACCGCGGCTCAGACGCAGCTGTCGAAGTGTCTCACTTGATAATGGAAGAAAATATAGGGAGGTTTTATGGCGGGATGTGTATCTATGCTCCTGAAGGGACTCAAGTGCATGTAAGCAATTCCATTATTCGTAATAACATCAACCAGCAAAGCTATGGAGGAGGTGTTGCTGTCGGTGGAACTGGAGATATAGAATTTGATCGAGTCCAGATTGTGAACAATGTTACTCAAAATGGAGGTGGCGCCGGCTTTTACTCACTCGACGCCAATCCAGTCCTGCGGCACTGTCTGATAGCTGGAAATAGTGCCAGAACCGCAGCCTCAGCGATGCACCTCTTTCGCACCAATGCCATCCTTTCCAACGTGACTGTTGCCGACAATACCACACAAGGTGGCAGTAGTGCTGTAACTATAAACGGTTCGCTTCAGATCACCAATTCGATCTTATGGCGCAATATCGGCTGGGAAGTTTGGGGCTTTTTTACAAATAACTGCTCAGTGACATATAGTCTCATAGATACGATGGATGGGGGAATAGTGCTTCAGGGGGATCCGAGGATAGAGAATTTACTCTATTCTAATCCCCTCTTCCTCGACCCCGACAACGGCGATTACCGCCTCTCCCCCGACTCCCCCTGCATCGACGCCGGCGATCCCGATTCGCCCCCCGACCCCGACGGCACCCGCGCCGATATAGGGGCGTTCTATTTCCATCAACGCGACATCGACATCCCCGAACGCTTGGTGGAGTTCCCTCCGACGCCCTGGGAAGAGATCAGCACCGTGATCGTCCCGATCCGCAATGTCGGCGGGACCATTCTAACCCTCACCGACATTCAACTGCCGCTGCATCCCTCGTTCATTACCTTTATCGAGGGCTGGTCGCCCGATGAACCGCGCCTTGTTGTGCCGGGGGAGACCTACGAGTGGCCGCTGGTGTTCCATCCGCAACGGGAAGGCGAGGGACAGGCGCTGCCTCGAACGACATTGGGGATTGTGTGTGATGACCCCGACGAACCTGAAATCGTGATCGAAGCCTCGGGCGATATCCTCTCCGCTCCGGGGGACGAGTTCCCGCCAACGGAATTTCGACTTTTGCCGCCCTATCCGAATCCATTTAATTCGACTGTAACCTTACGGTTCAGTATCCCGATAAATCGGGAAGCCACCGTCATTGGAATATATGACCTCACCGGTCACGAGATCGCCCGCCTGCTTGAGACTCGCTCACTTGCTTACTCGCATTCTCACGCACTCACTTGGGATGCTTCGGGCGCACCAGCGGGAGTCTATGTTGCCCGGCTGGAAAGCGGGGGCGAGTCGCGTAGTGCCAAGATGGTGCTGCTGAAGTAA